One window of Nicotiana tomentosiformis chromosome 11, ASM39032v3, whole genome shotgun sequence genomic DNA carries:
- the LOC117279022 gene encoding uncharacterized protein yields MTGSAKRWLQDYKQSRPAGSLPFTWDQYSQLFLDKCIPFTLRAGYHRQFERLHHGSMIVTQCETRFVDLAHHAIIVFPTGKERVRRFIVGLTFSNRLQMNKENGDDISFQRALEIARRIEMIRSQDREVVSEKWPHLFEGFSGNRGSHGYRPEQQAFSAPSAPISALMLQSHYSCYPVRQGQSQL; encoded by the exons ATgaccggttctgccaagaggtggttgCAGGATTATAAGCAGAGTAGACCAGCAGGTTCGCTGCCCTTCACTTGGGATCAATATTCGCAGTTATTTCTGGATAAATGTATTCCTTTCACTCTGAGAGCGGGGTACCACAGGCAGTTCGAGCGCCTTCATCATGGTAGCATGATTGTTACCCAGTGTGAGACCCGATTTGTGGATCTAGCTCACCATGCAATTATCGTATTTCCTACTGGgaaggagagagtgaggagattcattgttGGACTTACTTTCAGTAACAGGCTACAAATGAACAAGGAGAAtggggatgatatttctttccaaaGGGCATtagagattgctagacggatcgagatgaTTCGTAGTCAGGATAGAGAAGTGGTATCTGAGAAGTGGCCTCATCTCTTTGAGGGTTTCAGTG GCAATCGTGGTTCACATGGGTATCGTCCAGAGCAGCAAGCGTTTAGTGCaccttcagctcctattagtgcactaATGCTACAGAGTCACTATAGTTGTTATCCAGTTCGTCAGGGTCAGTCTCAGCTTTAG
- the LOC138901658 gene encoding uncharacterized protein produces the protein MADALSRKAEILCSLSYLTAAKSLLALDVHALANQFVTLDVSEPKRVIACMVSRLSLYKRIRERQYDNSHLLFLKDTVQHGDAKEVSIGDDRVLQMQGRLCVSIVDELHELILEEAHSSWYSIIREPLRCIKI, from the coding sequence atggccgatgccttgagtagaaaggcggagattTTGTGCAGTTTGTCATATCTAACGGCAGCAAAGAGCCTACTAGCCCTTgatgttcatgccttggctaatcagtttgttacactagatgtttcggagcccaaacGGGTTattgcttgcatggtttctcgatTATCTTTATataagcgcatcagagagcgtcagtatgacaactcccatttgcttttccttaaggacacggtacagcaCGGTGATGcaaaggaggtttctattggagatgacagggTGTTGCAGATGCAGGGCCGGTTATGTGTGTCTATTGTGGATGAGTTacatgagttaattcttgaggaggcccacagttcgtggtattccattatCCGGgagccgctaagatgtatcaagatttga